From the genome of Pelobacter propionicus DSM 2379, one region includes:
- a CDS encoding 2-oxoacid:acceptor oxidoreductase family protein: MSRYELRFSGAGGQGLITAGIIMAKAASIYEGKQAVQSQSYGPEARGGAAKSEVIISGDSIDYPKVTQCDALLALTQKACDRYAAEIKDGGILLVDSDLVKNLPEGNYRKIALPILNIARSDVGRAIVANIVALGAMVAITGVVSRENVEKAVLSSLPEPFLELNRKAFNKGFDRAREAYEETTH, encoded by the coding sequence ATGTCCAGATACGAACTCAGGTTTTCCGGTGCAGGCGGACAGGGGTTGATTACCGCCGGCATCATCATGGCCAAGGCCGCCTCCATCTATGAGGGGAAGCAGGCCGTGCAGTCCCAGAGCTACGGCCCCGAGGCCCGTGGTGGCGCCGCCAAGTCCGAGGTGATCATCTCCGGAGACTCCATCGATTACCCCAAGGTGACCCAGTGCGACGCACTGCTGGCCCTGACCCAGAAGGCCTGCGACAGGTATGCCGCCGAAATCAAGGATGGGGGGATCCTGCTGGTGGATTCCGACCTGGTCAAGAACCTGCCCGAGGGGAATTACCGCAAGATCGCCCTGCCGATACTGAACATCGCCCGCTCGGACGTTGGTCGCGCCATTGTCGCCAACATCGTTGCCCTGGGGGCCATGGTGGCCATAACCGGCGTGGTCTCCCGGGAGAACGTGGAGAAGGCGGTGCTCTCCAGTCTGCCCGAGCCGTTCCTGGAGCTGAACAGGAAAGCCTTCAACAAGGGGTTTGATCGGGCCAGGGAGGCCTACGAGGAAACCACCCATTAG
- a CDS encoding 2-oxoacid:ferredoxin oxidoreductase subunit beta, which yields MAFDYEKYLRPEKLPHIWCPGCGHGIVMKGLIRAMDALQLDKNSTAIVSGIGCASRLPGYMDCCTLHTAHGRAPAFATGIKLAKPEMNVILVAGDGDMVAIGGNHFIHACRRNIDMTCIIMNNYVYGMTGGQFSPTTPTGQKASTTPYGNPDPTFDIAKLAIGAGATFVARGTSYHANQLGGLISQAISHKGFSVVEVLDDCPTTYGRRNKFRSVIQMMTRHKENCVPIKAAQVMSPEQLQGKVLTGILHKEERPEYCDEYARIIRLAQGAVR from the coding sequence ATGGCATTTGATTACGAAAAATATCTCCGTCCCGAAAAGCTGCCCCATATCTGGTGCCCCGGCTGCGGCCACGGCATCGTCATGAAGGGGCTGATCCGCGCCATGGATGCGCTGCAACTGGACAAGAACAGTACCGCCATCGTCTCCGGCATCGGCTGCGCCTCGCGCCTGCCCGGTTACATGGACTGCTGCACCCTGCACACCGCCCATGGCCGCGCCCCCGCCTTCGCCACCGGCATCAAGCTGGCCAAGCCGGAGATGAACGTGATCCTGGTGGCCGGGGACGGCGACATGGTCGCCATCGGCGGCAATCACTTTATCCATGCCTGTCGCCGGAACATCGACATGACCTGCATCATCATGAATAACTATGTGTACGGCATGACCGGCGGCCAGTTCTCGCCCACCACCCCCACCGGCCAGAAAGCCTCCACCACCCCCTACGGAAATCCGGATCCGACCTTCGATATCGCCAAGCTGGCCATCGGCGCCGGTGCGACCTTTGTTGCCCGGGGCACCTCCTACCATGCCAATCAGCTGGGCGGCCTGATTTCCCAAGCCATCAGCCACAAGGGGTTCTCGGTGGTGGAGGTCCTTGACGATTGCCCCACCACCTATGGACGGCGCAACAAGTTCCGGTCGGTGATCCAGATGATGACGCGCCACAAGGAAAACTGCGTGCCGATCAAGGCGGCCCAGGTGATGTCGCCCGAACAGCTTCAGGGTAAGGTGCTCACCGGGATCCTCCACAAGGAGGAGCGGCCGGAGTACTGCGACGAATATGCCAGAATCATTAGGCTTGCCCAGGGCGCGGTCAGGTAG
- a CDS encoding 2-oxoacid:acceptor oxidoreductase subunit alpha produces MAKRVAFLQGNEAAAFGALYAGCDFFAGYPITPATEVSEVLSVELPKVGGKFIQMEDEIGAMAACLGAALTGSKVLTATSGPGFSLKQELIGYGCIAEIPCVIIDVMRGGPSTGMPTGPSQSDIMAARWGTHGDHPAICLVPASVQELFEETVRAFNLAETYRTPVIVLPDEIIAHMRERIVIPDAGELEVIDRRLPSVPPEEYKPYDTSFGDVPPLASFGSGYRFHVTGLNKMQDGFPTTKPSLVQAEQERQMRKVNANVDDIVTYEEYLLEDAEIAVVAFGSTSRSVRYAINVAREQGIRAGMFRIRTIWPFPDRQIRELSTRVRAIITPEMNLGMCTQEVQRCVEGRVPVQGLFRVDGEPINPDQILESLKKVL; encoded by the coding sequence GTGGCGAAACGAGTTGCATTCCTTCAGGGTAATGAGGCCGCCGCCTTCGGTGCGCTCTATGCCGGTTGCGATTTCTTTGCCGGCTACCCCATAACCCCTGCCACCGAAGTCTCAGAGGTTCTCTCCGTCGAGCTTCCCAAGGTGGGGGGCAAGTTTATCCAGATGGAAGACGAGATCGGCGCCATGGCCGCCTGTCTGGGGGCGGCGCTGACCGGCTCCAAGGTGCTGACCGCCACCTCCGGCCCCGGCTTTTCCCTGAAGCAGGAGTTGATCGGCTATGGCTGCATCGCCGAGATCCCCTGCGTGATCATCGATGTCATGCGCGGCGGTCCCTCCACCGGTATGCCCACGGGCCCCAGTCAGTCCGATATCATGGCCGCCCGCTGGGGCACCCACGGCGACCATCCCGCCATCTGTCTTGTGCCGGCCTCGGTGCAGGAACTGTTCGAGGAGACGGTGCGCGCCTTCAACCTGGCTGAAACGTACCGCACCCCGGTGATCGTCCTGCCGGACGAGATCATCGCCCACATGCGCGAGCGCATCGTTATTCCCGATGCGGGTGAGCTGGAGGTGATCGACCGCAGGCTCCCTTCCGTTCCTCCCGAAGAGTACAAGCCCTACGACACCAGTTTCGGCGATGTGCCCCCCCTGGCCTCATTCGGTTCCGGCTACCGTTTCCACGTGACCGGTCTGAACAAGATGCAGGACGGCTTTCCCACCACCAAACCTTCCCTGGTCCAGGCCGAGCAGGAACGCCAGATGCGCAAGGTCAATGCCAATGTGGACGACATCGTCACCTACGAGGAGTACCTGCTGGAGGATGCGGAAATCGCCGTCGTTGCCTTCGGGTCCACCTCCCGCTCGGTGCGCTACGCCATCAACGTAGCCCGCGAGCAGGGGATCAGGGCCGGCATGTTCCGCATCAGGACGATCTGGCCCTTTCCCGACCGGCAGATCAGGGAACTTTCCACCAGGGTCAGGGCGATCATCACCCCGGAGATGAATCTGGGCATGTGCACCCAGGAGGTCCAGCGCTGCGTCGAGGGGAGGGTGCCGGTGCAGGGGCTCTTCCGCGTGGACGGTGAACCGATCAACCCCGACCAGATACTCGAAAGCCTTAAAAAGGTTCTCTAA
- a CDS encoding 4Fe-4S binding protein encodes MVNVPPRIEINHAYCKGCHICVEFCPTKVLEMRGIVVAVKKPEACIACMQCELRCPDFAIKVIVDTNTGRN; translated from the coding sequence ATGGTGAACGTACCGCCCAGAATCGAAATTAACCACGCGTACTGCAAGGGGTGTCATATCTGCGTCGAGTTCTGCCCCACCAAGGTGCTGGAGATGAGGGGAATAGTTGTCGCGGTCAAAAAACCGGAAGCATGCATCGCCTGCATGCAGTGTGAATTGCGCTGTCCAGACTTTGCCATCAAAGTCATCGTGGATACGAACACGGGGAGGAACTGA
- the mdh gene encoding malate dehydrogenase has protein sequence MSRKKIALIGGGQIGGVLAQLCALRELGDVVLFDVVEGLPQGKTLDISEAAPVDNFDVCLKGANSYEEIAGSNVIIITAGLPRKPGMSRDDLIATNSKIMTSVAEGIKKHAPDAFIICISNPLDAMVTLCQKVTGFPKNRVMGMAGVLDSARFAAFIAWELGVSVKDVTAMVMGGHGDDMVPLIRYANVFGIPVMALLEKKYGSATKAKEVMDAMVKRTAGAGGEVVGLLKTGSAFYSPASSAICMAEAILRDQKRVLPVCALLEGEYGVDGYYVGVPCILGANGVEKIVEIDLDETEQALFNSSVSHVKELVDSLK, from the coding sequence ATGTCGCGTAAAAAGATTGCACTTATCGGCGGTGGACAAATCGGTGGCGTTCTTGCTCAGCTCTGCGCTCTGCGTGAGCTCGGCGATGTTGTTCTCTTTGACGTTGTTGAAGGCCTTCCCCAAGGCAAGACCCTGGATATCTCCGAGGCAGCGCCGGTGGACAATTTCGACGTCTGCCTGAAGGGCGCCAACTCCTATGAAGAAATCGCCGGTTCCAACGTGATCATCATCACCGCCGGTCTGCCCCGCAAACCGGGCATGAGCCGCGACGACCTGATCGCCACCAACTCCAAAATCATGACGTCGGTTGCCGAAGGCATCAAGAAGCATGCTCCCGACGCATTCATCATCTGCATCTCCAACCCGCTGGACGCCATGGTTACCCTCTGTCAGAAAGTCACCGGCTTTCCCAAAAACCGCGTCATGGGTATGGCCGGCGTGCTGGATTCGGCCCGCTTCGCCGCCTTCATCGCCTGGGAGCTGGGTGTTTCCGTGAAGGATGTCACCGCCATGGTCATGGGCGGCCACGGCGACGACATGGTGCCTCTGATCCGTTATGCCAACGTGTTCGGTATCCCGGTCATGGCTCTGCTTGAGAAGAAATACGGCAGCGCCACCAAGGCCAAGGAAGTCATGGACGCCATGGTCAAGCGCACCGCCGGCGCCGGCGGCGAAGTTGTCGGCCTGCTCAAGACCGGTTCCGCATTCTACTCCCCGGCTTCTTCGGCCATCTGCATGGCAGAAGCGATCCTGCGCGACCAGAAACGCGTCCTGCCGGTGTGCGCACTGCTGGAAGGCGAGTATGGCGTCGACGGCTACTATGTCGGCGTTCCCTGTATCCTCGGTGCCAATGGTGTAGAGAAGATCGTTGAAATCGATCTGGACGAGACCGAGCAGGCCCTGTTCAACAGCTCCGTTTCCCACGTAAAAGAGCTGGTTGACAGCCTGAAGTAA
- a CDS encoding LysM peptidoglycan-binding domain-containing protein has translation MSRRPLAIALLVGSLLVSCAAPAPTWRTQAASMVNELDQQKAQRLMPQEYQSLLETFEHGEAVFYVRRKDNEADAYYLLVLQKGAVLRENLRLLKERLLAEERKRAAEEAARLEEERLAREAAEAVERQRRQEQLKAAAEARAAQAARTHTQVRERELSPPQPSAYTVRRGETLPQIAARPEIYADASLWPLLYRANRDQIRDPKRLWPGQVLRIPRRFSRDEALEAKRFSSRH, from the coding sequence ATGAGCCGCCGGCCCCTCGCCATAGCGCTCCTGGTCGGCTCCCTGCTGGTCTCCTGCGCTGCACCGGCGCCCACCTGGCGCACCCAGGCGGCCTCCATGGTCAACGAACTGGATCAGCAGAAAGCCCAGCGTCTCATGCCCCAGGAGTACCAGAGCCTGCTGGAAACCTTCGAACATGGCGAGGCGGTGTTCTATGTCCGCAGGAAGGACAACGAGGCCGACGCTTATTACCTGCTGGTTCTCCAGAAGGGTGCGGTCCTGCGGGAAAACCTGCGCCTGCTGAAGGAACGCCTGCTGGCCGAGGAGCGTAAACGGGCCGCCGAAGAGGCGGCCCGCCTTGAAGAGGAGCGTCTGGCGCGGGAGGCTGCCGAGGCGGTTGAGCGGCAGCGCCGGCAGGAGCAACTCAAGGCGGCGGCGGAGGCGCGGGCGGCCCAGGCCGCCAGGACGCACACCCAGGTGCGGGAGCGGGAACTGTCGCCCCCCCAGCCGTCGGCCTACACGGTGCGTCGCGGCGAAACCCTTCCCCAGATCGCAGCCCGTCCCGAAATCTACGCCGATGCGTCGCTCTGGCCCCTGCTCTACCGTGCCAACCGTGACCAGATCCGCGACCCCAAACGTCTCTGGCCCGGCCAGGTACTCAGGATCCCCCGCCGCTTCTCCCGTGACGAGGCCCTGGAGGCCAAGCGCTTTTCCTCTAGGCACTGA
- the aspS gene encoding aspartate--tRNA ligase, which produces METLGSWKRTQYCGELTGRHIGQEVILMGWALRRRDHGGLIFIDLRDREGIAQVVFDPEVNGQAHAIAETVRSEFVLAIKGEVIPRPAGTVNPNMKTGEVEIRVSECKLLSRSKALPFMLDEFSEVNENIRLKHRYLDLRRPQLQQNLILRSKVSQLTRSYLTDNGFLEMETPFLTKSTPEGARDFLVPSRINQGSFYALPQSPQIFKQILMISGFDRYFQVVRCFRDEDLRADRQPEFTQIDCEMSFIDREDIIAVMEGLIATVFKQAKGVDVQLPIQHITYDEAIRRFGVDNPDLRFGMELCQLTDIVKGSGFKVFADTAAKGGIVKGINAKGCARFSRKEIDDLTEFVRIYGAKGLAYVKIENNEWRSPIAKFFTPEEIGAMNEAFGAEEGDLLFFVADKPKVVNDSLGKLRNHLASLLKLTSNDDYRFVWVTEFPLLEWDDEDKRWAAVHHPFTAPMDEDLPLLESDPGRCRAKAYDLVLNGNEIGGGSIRIHQEQVQSRMFELLGMSDESARSKFGFLLDALEFGTPPHGGIAFGLDRLIMLMTGSESIRDVIAFPKTQKGACLMSEAPSRVETKQLRELGIRLAEKQV; this is translated from the coding sequence ATGGAGACTCTGGGTAGCTGGAAACGCACACAGTACTGCGGCGAACTGACCGGCCGGCATATCGGCCAGGAGGTGATTCTGATGGGGTGGGCCCTGCGCCGCCGCGACCATGGCGGGCTGATCTTCATCGACCTGCGCGACCGCGAGGGGATCGCCCAGGTCGTCTTCGACCCCGAGGTCAATGGTCAGGCCCACGCCATTGCCGAGACCGTGCGCAGCGAGTTTGTCCTGGCAATCAAGGGAGAGGTGATTCCCCGCCCCGCGGGAACGGTCAACCCCAACATGAAGACCGGCGAGGTGGAGATCAGGGTCAGCGAATGCAAGCTGCTCAGCCGCTCCAAGGCGCTCCCCTTCATGCTGGACGAGTTCAGCGAGGTCAACGAGAACATCCGCCTCAAGCACCGCTACCTTGACCTGCGCCGGCCGCAGCTGCAGCAGAATCTGATCCTGCGCTCAAAGGTTTCCCAGCTCACCCGCAGCTACCTGACCGACAACGGCTTTCTGGAGATGGAGACCCCCTTCCTGACCAAGTCCACCCCCGAGGGGGCCCGGGACTTCCTGGTGCCGTCGCGCATCAACCAGGGCTCTTTCTACGCGCTGCCCCAGTCTCCCCAGATCTTCAAGCAGATCCTAATGATCTCCGGCTTCGACCGCTACTTCCAGGTGGTGCGCTGCTTCCGTGACGAGGACCTGCGCGCCGACCGCCAGCCGGAGTTCACCCAGATCGACTGCGAGATGTCCTTCATCGACCGCGAGGACATCATCGCCGTGATGGAGGGGCTGATCGCCACCGTGTTCAAGCAGGCCAAGGGGGTGGATGTGCAGCTCCCCATCCAGCACATCACCTATGACGAGGCCATCCGCCGCTTCGGTGTGGACAACCCCGATCTCCGCTTCGGCATGGAGCTGTGCCAGTTGACCGACATCGTCAAGGGGTCCGGTTTCAAGGTCTTCGCCGATACCGCCGCCAAGGGGGGGATCGTCAAGGGGATCAACGCCAAGGGGTGCGCCCGCTTCTCCCGCAAGGAGATCGACGACCTGACCGAATTCGTCAGGATCTACGGCGCCAAGGGGCTGGCCTATGTCAAGATCGAGAACAATGAGTGGCGTTCCCCCATCGCCAAGTTCTTCACTCCGGAGGAGATCGGCGCCATGAACGAGGCTTTCGGCGCCGAGGAGGGGGACCTGCTCTTCTTCGTGGCCGACAAGCCCAAGGTGGTCAACGATTCCCTGGGCAAGCTGCGCAACCACTTGGCCTCCCTGCTCAAACTGACCAGCAATGACGACTACCGCTTTGTCTGGGTGACCGAGTTCCCCCTCCTGGAGTGGGACGACGAGGATAAGCGCTGGGCAGCAGTGCACCATCCCTTCACCGCCCCCATGGACGAGGACCTGCCGCTCCTGGAGAGCGACCCGGGGCGCTGCCGCGCCAAGGCCTACGATCTGGTGCTGAACGGCAACGAGATCGGCGGCGGCTCCATCAGGATCCACCAGGAGCAGGTCCAGTCGCGCATGTTCGAGCTTCTGGGCATGTCCGACGAATCCGCGCGCTCCAAGTTCGGCTTCCTGCTGGATGCCCTGGAGTTCGGCACCCCCCCCCATGGCGGCATCGCCTTTGGCCTGGACCGCCTGATCATGCTGATGACCGGCAGCGAATCCATCCGCGACGTGATCGCCTTCCCCAAGACCCAGAAGGGAGCCTGCCTGATGTCCGAGGCGCCTTCGCGGGTGGAGACCAAGCAGTTGCGCGAACTGGGGATCAGGCTGGCGGAAAAGCAGGTCTAG
- the lepB gene encoding signal peptidase I: MQEKVEAAQNATVREAEQVVKKKSIVREYAESIIIALLLALVIRTYLVQAFKIPSGSMEDTLAIGDHLLVSKFIYGTKIPFTDSQIIKVRDPRQGDVIVFEYPEDPSKDFIKRVVGTPGDVVEGRDKKVYVNGRLYRNPHEVHKEREIIPKEMNPRDSFGPVTVPANSYFVMGDNRDRSYDSRFWGFVSRDKIKGLAFIKYWSWDRETFRPRMGSIGTLID, encoded by the coding sequence ATGCAAGAAAAAGTGGAAGCAGCTCAGAACGCTACCGTTCGGGAGGCTGAACAGGTCGTGAAAAAGAAGAGTATCGTCCGCGAATATGCCGAGTCCATCATCATCGCCCTGCTCCTGGCGCTGGTCATCCGCACCTATCTGGTGCAGGCCTTCAAGATCCCCTCCGGCTCCATGGAGGACACCTTGGCCATCGGCGACCATCTGCTGGTGAGCAAGTTCATCTACGGCACCAAGATTCCCTTCACCGATTCCCAGATCATCAAGGTTCGCGACCCCCGCCAGGGGGACGTGATCGTGTTCGAGTATCCCGAAGATCCCAGCAAGGACTTCATCAAGCGGGTGGTCGGCACCCCGGGTGACGTTGTGGAGGGGAGGGACAAGAAGGTCTACGTGAACGGCAGGCTCTACCGGAACCCCCACGAGGTCCACAAGGAGCGGGAGATCATCCCCAAGGAGATGAACCCCCGGGACAGCTTCGGCCCGGTGACCGTGCCGGCCAACTCCTATTTCGTCATGGGGGACAACCGCGACCGCTCCTACGACAGCCGCTTCTGGGGTTTCGTTTCCCGCGACAAGATCAAGGGGCTGGCCTTCATCAAGTACTGGTCCTGGGACCGGGAGACGTTCCGGCCGCGCATGGGCAGCATTGGCACGCTGATCGACTGA
- the lepA gene encoding translation elongation factor 4 has translation MDISRLRNFSIIAHIDHGKSTLADRLLEFTGALSQREMQNQFLDKMDLERERGITIKAQTVRLTYRADDGNDYVLNLIDTPGHVDFTYEVSRSLAACEGGLLVVDASQGVEAQTLANVYLALDINLEVFPVLNKIDLPAADPERVIQEIEEIIGIDAHDAVLASAKEGIGTHEILEEIVKKIPPPKGDASAPLRALLFDSWYDQYQGVIILVRIFDGTLKKGDRIQLMATRSSFEALKVGVFAPTMVETQQLAAGEVGFVIAGIKEVADAKVGDTVTLQHRPCSSALEGFKEVKPMVFSGLYPIDTVQYEQLRDALAKLKLNDSSFSYDPETSLALGFGFRCGFLGLLHMEIIQERLEREFGLDLITTAPTVVYRVHRVTGEVQSIESANQMPELQHVEYLEEPFILAHIHVPNEFVGGVLALCEDKRGVQREIKYLTQNRVMIIYELPLNEIVLDFYDRLKSITKGYASLDYEHLDYRKSDLVRMNVMINGEVVDALSLILHRDKAYYRGRDLVSKMKELIPRQMFEVAIQAAIGNKIIARETVKAMRKDVLAKCYGGDITRKRKLLEKQKEGKKRMKNVGNVELPQDAFLAILKVE, from the coding sequence ATGGACATCAGCAGACTCCGTAATTTTTCCATCATTGCCCACATTGACCACGGCAAATCAACGCTGGCCGACCGACTGCTGGAGTTTACCGGCGCCCTTTCCCAGCGGGAGATGCAGAACCAGTTCCTCGACAAGATGGACCTGGAGCGTGAACGGGGCATCACCATCAAGGCCCAGACCGTGCGGCTCACCTATCGCGCCGATGACGGCAACGACTATGTGCTCAACCTGATCGACACCCCCGGTCACGTGGACTTCACCTACGAGGTATCCCGCTCCCTGGCCGCCTGCGAGGGGGGGCTCTTGGTGGTTGACGCCTCCCAGGGGGTGGAGGCCCAGACCCTGGCCAACGTCTACCTGGCCCTGGACATCAACCTGGAGGTCTTTCCGGTCCTGAACAAGATCGATCTTCCGGCCGCTGACCCGGAGCGGGTCATTCAGGAGATCGAGGAGATCATCGGCATCGATGCCCATGACGCCGTCCTGGCCAGCGCCAAGGAGGGGATCGGCACCCACGAGATCCTGGAGGAGATCGTCAAGAAGATCCCGCCCCCTAAAGGCGATGCGTCGGCTCCGCTAAGAGCGCTTCTGTTCGACTCCTGGTACGACCAGTACCAGGGGGTGATCATCCTGGTGCGCATCTTCGACGGCACCCTCAAAAAGGGGGACCGCATCCAGCTCATGGCCACCAGGAGCTCCTTCGAGGCGCTCAAGGTGGGCGTGTTCGCCCCCACCATGGTGGAGACTCAGCAGTTGGCTGCCGGCGAGGTCGGTTTCGTCATCGCCGGCATCAAGGAAGTGGCCGACGCCAAGGTGGGTGATACGGTCACCCTGCAGCACCGCCCCTGTTCCTCCGCCCTGGAGGGGTTCAAGGAGGTTAAGCCGATGGTCTTCTCCGGCCTGTACCCCATCGACACCGTCCAGTACGAGCAGCTGCGTGATGCCCTGGCCAAGCTCAAGCTGAACGATTCCTCCTTCTCCTATGACCCGGAGACCTCCCTGGCCCTGGGCTTCGGCTTCCGCTGCGGCTTCCTGGGTCTGTTGCACATGGAGATCATCCAGGAGCGCCTGGAGCGGGAGTTCGGCCTGGACCTGATCACCACCGCGCCCACGGTTGTCTACCGCGTCCACCGGGTCACCGGCGAGGTGCAGAGCATCGAGAGTGCCAACCAGATGCCCGAGCTGCAGCATGTGGAGTACCTGGAGGAGCCCTTCATCCTGGCCCACATCCATGTGCCCAACGAGTTCGTGGGCGGGGTGCTGGCCCTGTGCGAGGACAAGCGCGGCGTGCAGCGGGAGATCAAGTACCTGACCCAGAACCGGGTCATGATCATCTACGAGTTGCCGCTGAACGAGATCGTGCTGGACTTCTACGACCGCCTCAAGTCCATCACCAAGGGGTATGCCTCCCTGGATTACGAGCACCTGGACTACCGCAAGAGCGACCTAGTGCGCATGAACGTCATGATCAACGGCGAGGTGGTTGATGCCCTCTCCTTAATCCTGCACCGGGACAAGGCCTACTACCGCGGACGGGACCTGGTCTCCAAGATGAAGGAGCTGATACCGCGCCAGATGTTCGAGGTTGCCATCCAGGCGGCCATCGGCAACAAGATCATCGCCCGCGAAACGGTCAAGGCCATGCGCAAGGACGTGCTGGCCAAGTGCTATGGCGGCGACATCACCCGCAAGCGCAAGCTTTTGGAGAAGCAGAAGGAAGGCAAGAAGCGCATGAAGAACGTGGGCAACGTGGAACTGCCCCAGGACGCCTTTCTGGCGATTCTCAAAGTGGAGTAG